In the genome of Aerosakkonema funiforme FACHB-1375, the window AGCACCAAAATGCAAGAGTATGCCAGTTTGGGTGCATTGTTCTACGTTATTTATAATCCCTTGCGCCGTAAAAAGCAGCGTTTGGAAGTGCATCGCTTGGTTAATAACAAATACGAATTGCAGTCAGGAAATCCAATTTGGCTAGCAGAAATAAGTTTGGGAATTGGTTGTGAAAGAGGAACTTATCAGGGCATAACGCGAGAGTGGCTTTATTGGTACGATCGACAAGGACAGCGCCTCTTAACGCCGGAGGAACTGGCTTTGTCAGAACAGCAGGGGCGTCAACAAGCAGAACAACAAGCTTTGTCAGAACAACAGCGCCGTCAACAAGCAGAACAACGGGCTGATTTGTTGGCAGAAAGATTGCGTAGTCTCGGCATAGACCCCGATACCATTGCTTGATTATATCTCAGCGATCGCTGGGAATAGGCCCGGAAACTCTAGCTTAATTTTCGAGGAAGTATTGTTAACGATACCTTGCTCGGCTCTCAAGGAGATGATACTCTAGATAGCGACGATGGCAACAATGTGGTTTTAAACTATTTGGGGAACGATCGCTTTGTCCTCAAATGTGGTACTGGTAGAGATATCAAGTGACCTTTTCACCAATCACCTTTTCATCAATCACCAATGAGCATTTGGCAAATTGATTTTTATCGCCGTCCGTTGCAGGATGAAGTCGGGAGTGCATTGTGGGAGTTACTGATTTGCGATCGATCGCGCCGTTTAACTTATAGTGCCTTTTGTCCTCAGTCCGAAGTCACTCCCGATTGGATTGTTTGTCAGTTAGTGATCGCAGCTAGCTCTTATAAAAATCTGCCAGAGTTAATACAAGTTTTTCGTCCCCAGTCTTTAGGTTTAATGGAAGCAAGTGGAAAGCAGCTGGGAATTCCGGTAGAAGCAACGCGCCGCACTCACACTTTAAAGCAATGGTTGCAAGAAAGAGCCGAACAATACCCTAGTATGGAAGGTTACAGCGGCGAACCTTATACTCCCCTAGCAATCGAGAAACCACCCCCAATACCCCTACCAGAAAGATTTTGGGGAGAACGCTGGCGATTTGCGACCCTTAATGCAGGGGATATTCAAGAAAGATTTACCGATCGACTTGTACCAATTGTAGAAATGCCAGAATTTCTCTTACCCATAAATCTCGGAATTGCATCAACAGTTGCAGTTCCCGGTGTGGTAATTGATGGGGGAAGGCGAGCGATGCAAATAGCTCGCTGGATACAAGAATCCAAACCAGTCTCTCTTAACTATATACCAGGTCCGCCCAATGGTTTAGTATTGGAAGCCGGACTGAACGACAGGTGGATCGTTGCGACTTTTGAAGATGAAGAAGTTTCCGCAGCTGCACAGATGTACGAAGCACGTTTGCTCCTAAGTAGAGGTTTGCACTTTTTATTAGTGCAGCCTGATGATTCCGGAATGACTTACAGTGGCTTTTGGCTATTGCAAGGAGAAGATTGAACAGAGCAAATTATCAATTTTGGAGGTAAACTCTGCCTCTAGTTTAACTTCAAATAATCCCCTCGAAAATGCGAAAAATTTACAAAAAATGCGCTCTTTATCGTTGACAATTTTGGTGATGCGTGCATTAGGTTAGAAAAAATGCAATATTCGGCAAATTCCACTTGATTTGATTAATGAAAATCAGGTAAATTCGGTAAATACATTTAGCCAAGCTCGGTAGACATAAGTATTTATATGTAATAATTATTAAAGTTACAGAAAAGCTAAAGGCTAATTTGAGTGAAAATGCGATCGCACATATCAAAAGCAACACAAGCCAATGACTTGCATTGGCTTGGTGGTACTACTGATAATATGGAGTTAAACTATCTATTTCAATCAACCACTCTGAGCAATCCCTTTTGCAGAGCGTCAAAAACTCGATTAATTTGTTTGTGTTCTGTTTCGCCCAGAGAATTTTTAGATAATAAAGCAGACATCAATAGACGTTGGTCAGCCCTACTAATTTGACGAAGGGCAAAAATCCGCTCTATGACTTGTTCTACTGCGACTTTGGGTAAACTAGCGTTAGCTGCCATCATTAAACAAGCAATAAACATATCCAACCCACCTCAGTATTCCCAATATCAGACACTTTCAAACATTGTTTGGTGATGAAATTATGAATTTTTTGTGAAAATATCCTGCTACTCAGGTGATATAGGTCACCGACAAACTAACCAAGTCTTATGTCTGTAGCTATTTATCGCTAAAATATCTTGGCATTACACAAAATCAAAGGTAAATAGCATGGCTCAGGCAAAAATAGGAATTATCGGCGGTAGTGGACTCTACAAAATGGACGCGCTCAAAGATGTAGAAGAAGTACAAATTGATACGCCCTTTGGGCCACCATCCGATGCTTTAATTCTGGGAACTCTAGAAGGGACGCGGGTTGCTTTCCTAGCACGTCACGGTCGGAATCATACTCTTTTACCGTCAGAACTGCCATTCCGGGCTAATATCTATGCAATGAAGCAGCTGGGGGTCGAGTATTTAATCTCGGCCTCAGCTGTCGGTTCTCTCAAGGAGGAGGTTAAACCTCTAGATATGGTAGTGCCGGATCAATTTATCGATCGCACTAGAAATAGAGTTTCCACCTTTTTCGGGGAAGGAATTGTAGCCCACATTGCTTTTGGCGACCCAGTATGTAAAAATTTAGCTGCCGTTATAACGGATGCCGTTGCTAGCCTAAAGCTACCGGATCTGACCCTCTACCGTGGCGGTACGTATGTTTGTATGGAAGGGCCAGCTTTTTCCACTAAAGCAGAGTCCCGTCTCTACCGCAGTTGGGGTGCGACTGTAATCGGGATGACGAATTTGCCAGAGGCGAAATTAGCTAGGGAAGCAGAAATCGCCTATGCAACTTTAGCTTTAGTTACCGATTACGATTGCTGGCATCCAGCTCATGATAGTGTGACTGTAGAAATGGTGATTGCCAATCTGCAACGCAATGGCGTGAATGCTCAAAAAGCCATTCAAGAAACGGTGCGGCGTTTGGCAGAAAATCCTCCCCCATCAGAAGCTCACTCAGCCTTGAAATACGCGATTGTTACCCCCCTGGATAAGGTTCCTACTGCTACAAAAGAAAAGTTGGGATTGTTGTTGCAAAAATATTTATGAACAGGTTTATCTATCCGACGATTGTTGTTGTTGTGTATTAGAATTCCTGGGATTTAGTCTGGGATTGCAGGATGGGTAAGGTTTGCTTGCGAGAGCAAAGGGTCTGATGGTTTCGTTATTAATAGTGAGACGTTGATAGTTACCTCCATTATTTATCATGACGTAACCGCACTCATTAGTAGTCACATAGATGGAATCCTCCTTACCGCTAGTATCGGTTGTCTGAACCAAATAAGTCTGTCGAGGTTGCAGTTGTGTGACGACAACTTGGTTACCGCTAGTTTTGTAGGGTTGTTCGGCTAAGGCAGTACTGGTGTTAGCTATCATCAGGGTGCTACTTGTGGCGATCGCAATCAATTTTGCATTCATTGCCCTTCCTCAATTTCACCAATCCCAGTATAGCTCCTCAAACTACAACCTGTGGTTGGGGAGCTATTCCTCAATTACTTTATGAAACTGCTCACTTTCGCGAATTTCATCAAAAGCCGAGTCACTTTTAGCCATTTCCTTATAAGTCGGCTCCACATCAATTGCCCATTGCAAGTTGCCAACCGCTGCATTTATACTGCCTCGCATAGCATAAGCTCTAGCATTTTGATACCGAGCTGACGGCAAGTCGCGATCGAGTTTCACAGCTTGGTTATAGCTGTTATTTGCTTCTACGTAGCGACCGGCAGCAAAATGTTCGTTACCTCGCTCTAAATAATCGTTGGCATTTAATACTTCCTGGGTCGTAACAGATAAAGAATCTTCAACTTGTTCTCCCGATTCAAATTGCTCATTTGAAATCTGCGCTGGCATTCGCTCTTGTGCTTCGCTATTGTCTGCTTCTATTTCAATTGCTGCGGCAATATTTGGCACGTTGAATTCTGTTTCAACTGGCAAATTTGCCGTTGCGTGGATAGGTACATCTTCCTGTTCTTTAAAATATATCGCTCCAGTTTGACTGGTTATGTAAGCTATAAGTTTAGCTTCTAAATTTTCGATTTCTTGTGTAAAAATCGCGCTTTGTTTGGAAAATTCATCGGCTATCTCTGCTGTTAGTTGTTTTTGGGCTTCTTTCTGCAATTGCGCTCTGGTTTCAGAAACTATTTGGTCGATCGAGCTGCGGCGGAGAAGCCAAACAGCAAGAGCGGTCACAACAGGAAACAGGGCGATCGCAAATAGCAATAGATCCATCGAAGTTGTCAAGCGGCTAAAGGCACGATCGACTTCCGCCTGAACGCGATCGCGTATTTCCTTCTCTAACCGCAGTTGTTGCAGTTCCTGCCGCTCAGTCGGAGAAATTGCAGGCGCTCCCTTGGCTTGTGCCAATAATGCCGGCATGGTATTTTGTCGATCGACAGCGACAGCAGCAATGTTGATATTGACAGAGACAATAGCGCAGGCAAGCCAAAATTTAAGCTTCATATAATTGCGAGAGGATCGGAGTTAAAAAAGTCAAAAATAATTAAGAATATCCTAACTAAATTTCATCTGTTGCTGTTACGATCGAGTTGAAATTTCATATTTGAGATTTGAGATTTTAGATCGAACAGGATTTATTCGCAAGCGCTGAAGAAACCTGATTTCTCATTCTCCCTCTCAAGCTGAAATAACCTGATTACGTTAAGAACTCGAATTTCTGCATAAGTCCTGTTGAATAAAAAATCTCAAATCCGATTTGAATTGACTCAAACTATCTGGTAAATAAAACTGAGAGTTGCCCAGGCATTTACATCCAAGGCGAAGTTATCCGGAGATGCCGCCATAATGTCGGCAGCAGGAAGACTGGCTTTGTGCAAATCTTGCAGAACTGCTCGCGCCACTTCCAAGGGACTGAGCAACACGCCGAGGCGTTGAAATTCTCCTCTGGGATGCTGCGTATTTTCCAGAGTAGCAAGAGTTAGATCGAGAGGCGATCGACTCAAAACCATTTGCATTTCTACCAGTCCTGCTGGGCCTTGGACAATCCATTTAAAAGGACTGGAAATATCTGGTAAGATGATAGTCTCGCCCTGACCGATCGCCTGCTGCTGTAGAGGGTTAGTTGGAGAGCCATCGAGATTGGGAGAAGATTGTGGAGGGATTAAAGCGATCGCGGCACCGCTGCTATCGATCCCCAGCAACATAAAATAAATAGGCGCATTGCTGTAATTGTGAAGTCTATACTGGATGCGACTGCCGATCGGCACACTGACAACTCCCCCATTTCCCATTCCATTAAATTTGGACTCAATTGCAGGTGCCAGCCAAGGAGCTCGCTGCGTTGTTCGTTCGATCAGCACCTCTTTCCTGGGGGCAATCATCTCTAGAGTTGCCCGCACTCCCAAGCGCGAAGATGCTTCATTTTCGCTCAAACGCAACAGCTTAGCTGCCAGCAGCGTTTGCAGTCTGGGGAACAATCTTTGTACCGCCGTCTTGACTGCTTCCCCCACTTCTCCCTCTGTATTGGGTAGAAGATTCCCACCGGGGGAAAATAAACCGTATTGAGGATAGGAGATAAGTGATTGCGAATTGCTCACAGAAGATGGGGAAGACTTCTCTCCAGTTACCAGTCCCCTCCTTTGCACTCGACCCAACACGCAATCCGCAGGTTGTTCGCCCGCCGCCACTGATGACACATTGGCAATCCCAGAAAAAGCACTAATCGCATCCACTCGCTCAATGCGTGCCAAACTAGCATCGATCGCCACCATTAAGTCTACATTGCGGGGCAGAACCCGGATCGCTTCTTGCACCAGTTGCCCCGGTTGCAATTGGTAAGCTTCGCTAGTTGAAGATGGTAAGATTTGCGCCTTTGCCATCAAATTCTCGCGAGAACGAATTGAAAGTTGCGGTAGTTGATTGACAGCGGTTTCCGAACCCGGTAAGGGTAATAAAGTCAAAACAGAATTCACTCCATAGGAAGGCAGAACTGTTATCGGCAGTCCCGCCAACCACAAAAGTGCTGTTTTGCCATCGTCTTCTACTGCTCTCACCACACCATCAGCTGTTTCCCGATCCGGGATGAGATGATAGGGCGACAATATGCGATCGGCATTATTTTGATAATTTATTATGGATTCCTGTTTGTTTCCCACCACTTGTGCGAGCGCTCTCGTCACGCTACTCAAGCTGACTCGAACCGTACTTGCGGGGGTAGCTTGCCAGAGATATTGAGTCAAAGCGTAAGTAAACAAACCAATCCCTACACCATTCAACTGCTCCTCAAATGCCTGTTGAGTCAATCCCGCTGCTGCTAAGATTACTCCCGGTATAGAAGTTTTCAGCTTTGTGTCTTGGAGTTGTTCTGGCAAAGTTAGTTCTTGGGAACTCAGAAGAAGAGGGGGTTGCTGGGATTGCGATCGCACTCGCAAATTCCCCAAAAGTAAAGTACCCGCATCGCTGTAGCTCGTATCCAGTATCGCTGTCACGTTATCGGTATTGAGCGATCGCAACAACGATCGCAGCGTTTCTTCCCGTAAAGCGTTGATTGTCGGCTCAGTTTTTGTTGCCAGCACTGCATCTACCGGCAGCAATAAATTTTCGATTTGGGATTTGGGATTTGGGATTGATGATTCTTCTCCTTCAATGCTTTCCGCTTCCACACGACTGCCAAAACCGCTGAAGTGGAAAACCACCACATCATCCGGTTGCGCCTGCTTAGTGAGATGTTCGATGAAAGCCGTTTCTATATTTTGCCGCGTAGCTTGTCGATCGGTTAAAACCAGAATATCGCTGGGCTGAAAACCAAATCGGTGTATCAGAAGTTGCCGTTGCAGTTCCACATCCGTCAGACAACCTGTCAGCGAACTCCCAGAATACTGGTTAATACCCACCAGCAGCGCTAACTTGCGAGGAGTCGGTTGCGCCAACACCTGATAGTAGCGATTTCCTGTTGCCACCAGTCCAGCTTCCCCCACACCCAGAGCTGCCAGTACCCAGCCAGCTCGTGCCAAAAAACTGCGTCGCTTCATCTTCAGCTATCGCCTTCTAGGATCGGTTATCAGCCTACCAAGAGTCGGTATAAGAGTTACGAGTTTCCAGTTAAAAAATCGCTTTTTATGGAAAACTCATAACTCATAACTTATAACTACTGGTGCATCGCCCGCGCCAATTCAGCCGCTACCTCCGGTCTGGAGAACTGCGGCGGCGGCAGTTCGCCCCTACGCAGCATCTCCCGTACCTTCGTTCCCGACAGGTGGATGCGCTGTTCTGGAGTGCTGGGGCTAGTTTTGGTCGTCGCCATACCCTGAGTGACGGTGCAGTAGAAAGCGTGTTCAAACTTCATCGGCACAATACCCAATTCGGATGGCTCAAACTCGTCAAAAATATGTTGAGCGTCGTAAGTGCCGTAGTAATCTCCCACGCCGGCATGATCGCGTCCGACAATGAAGTGAGTGCAGCCGTAGTTTTTGCGAACCATCGCGTGAAAAATGGCTTCTCTCGGCCCAGCGTAGCGCATCGCCGCCGGGTTGATCGCCAGAATCACGCGGTCTTTGGGGAAGTAGCGTTCCAGCAAAACCTCGTAGCAGCGCATCCGCACGTCGGCGGGAATGTCATCGTCTTTGGTTGCACCGACGAGGGGATGCAAGAATAAGGCATCTACTGTTTCTAAAGCGCATTTTTGAATGTATTCGTGGGCTCTATGGATGGGATTGCGCGTTTGGAAGCCTACAACTGTCCTCCAGCCGTGTTCTTTAAACAATCGCCGCGACTCGGCGGGGTCAATTTGGTATTTGGGAAATAGGGGATGGGGGTCGCGTTGCAGCAACCAGATTGGCCCAGCTAGATTGATTGGCCCTTGGTTATATACCACCTTTACGCCTGGATGTTTGCTGTCATCGGTGCGGTAGACGTTTATCGCTTCGCGGTTTTTATCGTACTGATATTTTTGGGTTAGTTGCAGGACGCCGATAAACTGACCTGTGGGGTTATCCAGGCGTACCAAGTCGCCTTCTTTGAGGGTGGAGGCAACTTCTTCTGTGACGGGTAGGGTGATGGGAACTGACCACACGAGATTGTTTGCCAGCCGCATATTGGCAACGACTGACTCGTAATCTGCTTGTTCCATGAAGCCGGTCAGGGGACTAAAGGCACCGATCGCAATCATTTCCAAGTCGGAAACTGCTCTCTCATCCAGTTGCACTCTTGGCAGAAAGTCGGCTTTGGAGAGAAATTCTTGTTTTTGTTCGGGTGTGGCAATGCGATCGATCAGTTCGCCACCGTGAGGCGCAATCCAGTCTGGAAGATGACTCATATCGATTTTAGTTTTTAGCTGCAAGGATTTTGGATGAGAGGATTTTAGTTTTTAGCTGCAAGGATTCATCCTACCAAGCTCTGAGCGCTTTTCAGCACAGGCAAATGTCCGCGTTTCCACGGAAAATTTTTCTGGGTCGATTCCCCAGGTTACCTAGCCAATCGCTTCGCAAGCCAACTCAACATCTGGCGACACCCTGAATGCGTTGATGAATCCTGGGCTCTAGCAGATCTTTTTTAACAAATTTATCGGCTCGATATCAACATTAATTAGTACTTTGCGATCGAGTTGAAGTTCGGCAATAATTTCAGTTAGGGTATTCTACTTGTAGCCGAGCTTAAAAAGGAGGTAAACATCACTCAAATTAGTGCCGATCGAATTGCCCAAATTAGAGCGATCGCTAGCATTATGAAAACCGGCTCTTCCGTACTTAGTGTGCCAAATCATTTGTTTTTTAGTACCCTAAACCCAAGCTCGCTGCGATTTCAAGGCGATCGCACTTGTACTGTAATGCGATAGGGTAAACTTTGGATGTAAATAATCTCAAAGCTTTACGGGGCAAAGCCTTGAGGATAAATTTAAGTTAAATTAGCACACTAAGTACGGAAGAGCCTAAATTTCAAGATTGGATACAGGAAAGATTTAAAATAACATCTTCGCACGGATGGGATAGTATCATTCTTTTTTATTCTGCCGATGAAAGAGATGCGTTGGATAACTTCTTCAACCTATTTAAAAAATTTCAGAATGGGGAAAGTCCTTTACCGAGTTAAGTTTGCAGGGAAAATTCTTCTGGGTCAATTCCCCCATTTACCCATGTGATTGCTTCGCGTGCAGATTCAACATTTGGCGGTACTCGCAAGGCGTGGATGAACCCTGTACTGGGACAAGTCATTTTTAATAAATAAATCGGTTCGATATCGACATTGCTATCTATTTTTAGTAAAGTGTATTCCTGCCAAGAATCTAGTTCGATCGCTTGTAATTCTTGGCAAATGCGACTGTAACCGATTCCCTGAATCAATACTCGTCGCAATTCGGCGTTTTTTTCTTCTAAAAGCCATTTTGCTTGCCACTGATTTGGATGCAATTTTCCATATTTTTCTGGTAAGGTTACACCATGATAGGCATAAAAGCTGAAACCATCAGCATATTGAATCGCGGCTGAACCTTCAGCGTGGAGGCGATTTTGATTATCGAAGGAGAGAATGCGAGGTCGATCGCAAATAATGGCTACTTCTTGATAAGTGCAAATTATCCAACAGCTTTTAATTAAATTCTGCAATAATATCCATTCTGTTTTACTAGAGTAACTTAAATTTAAAACAGAAATACAAAAGTCAATCCAAGTACACCATTTGGCCAATTCTTCGGGATTAATCAAGTCATCAAAGTCAAATTGTTCTATTAATTCTGTACCTATCGTTTCTTCTAGGTCTTCCCAAATCCGCGCTTCTAATTTATTTGTAATCCTACTTGTTAATTCTTCCCATAATTGCCCTACTAGCTTATCCCATAGTTCTGATTCTAGTTCATTTGAAACCGAATTTATTAATTGAGGTAAAGACAATCCTTTCACCAATTGTTCTCGCGTTTTATCTACTGCATAAGGGCTATCGCAAAAAATGATATGTGGTTTTTTTCTGCCAATCAAAACATACGCTTCAGTGACAGCTTCCGCAGCTTTTTCTTTATCGATCGGCTCGGTTGAAAGTGCAATTCGCAGCCACTTTTCCCGATAAACAGGAATCAGCGCTTCTTGTTCTGGAGTTAGTGAGGTAATTTTTGGCTGCGACATATATATTTAAAATTGATTATTGCTGAAAATCAGTTAACAAAATACCTAAAATTTTATTCACATCTTTGATATAATACTCAGTCAAGTCGATATGCACTACTTTCCCTTCCAATTTCAAAAACCTCCAAACCGTTCCTGTTGTAACCACACCATAAATTGTTTTAATTCCATTTCCCTCTCTCTCGTTAAACAATTGCGCTGCTATCATTTCAGCCACGCACTGACCGAAACCAGATTTTAAATTTTCGTTCTTTGCTTCTACAATATTAATTACGGGAGCGCGAATGAAAAGTTGTTCTGTCGATCGACTAAATAAAAAATCGCAAACTCCATTTAATCCTCTTTCGTTGTCTACGTTAAAATCTACCCCCGAAAACAAACTCACTTGATAATTTAAACGCCTTCTAACTTCCAGCAAAATGGGGGCGATTATCATTTCAGAACGAGCTTTTTCTGTATTGATAGCAACAGCTAAGGCAATATTTTCTTTGAGATAAAAAGCTAGATATTCGCTGCACTCTACTTCTTCAACAGCAGCAAATAAATCTAATATTTCCTTAATGGTTAAGTCAAATATTTTTAGCAGTTCGCTCAAAGTGAAATCACTATAAGCCATTTTATTTGCCTCAATAGTAAAATAAGGTGGGCAATGCCCACCCTACTTTTATCTTTCGATGATGCCACCACCTAGCAGAATATCGCCGTCGTACCAAACTGCGGCTTGTCCGGGGGTGATGCTGAACTGCGGTTCGTCAAACACCAGCTTAACTCTTGTGGGATGGGCATCTTGCCCGTCCTCCCACAAAGGAATTACCGTAACTGGTACGGCGGGCGATCGATATCGAATCTGCACTTCGGCGCGGATGGGTGCAGAGGGTGGCGCGATCGACACCCAGTTTACCCTTTGCACGGTACATTCTGTTCGATCGGCACAATTGCGATCGCCCACAATCACCCGATTGTTTACCGCATCCAATCCGATCACGTACAGCGGTTCCGCCGCCGCAATACCCAATCCTTTCCGCTGACCGATCGTGTAGTGATGGATACCATCGTGGTGACCCAGCACCTTGCCAGAGCGATCGACAATATCGCCTTTTTTCGGAGCGATGTACTTATCCAGAAACGCCCGCATCGAACCATTGCTTTCCACCAAGCACAAATCCATACTTTCCGGCTTATCGGCAGTCTTCAAGCCAAATTCTGCCGCAATTTGCCGCGTTTCGGTCTTGTGCTTTTCTCCCAGGGGAAATACCGAGCCAGCCAGCAATTCCTGCGACAAATCGTACAAAAAGTACGTCTGATCCTTATTCAGGTCAACAGCTCGCCGCAATTGGTAGCGATCGGTTTGGGCATTGTAACTAATCCGGGCGTAGTGACCCGTGGCAATTTTGTCAATACCGAGATTTGACCGTGCATATTGCAACATCGGGCCAAACTTCACCGCCTTATTGCACTGGGAACAAGGCAACGGGGTGATTCCGTCGCTATAACCCGCTACCAGATAGTCCACAATATTGGCCTGGAAGACATCGCGGCTATCGACAATGTGATGGGGAATACCGAGCTGTTCGCAAATTCTAGCCGCATCGACCATCCCTTCAGAGCAGCACTGACCCTTCCCCTTCATCAGCCAAAGGGTCAAGCCTTCCACTTGATATCCCTGATGATGAAGGATCGCTGCTGCAACTGAACTATCAACGCCACCGGAGAGGCCAACGACTACTTTGTTCATGGAACCAAAAATGACTCAAATCTTGCAGGAAGCAACTACTGTTACCTCTAAGTTAACACTCGCGCAACTGTGGTGCGATCGCTCCCAGCAGCTATTCAAGATCGCAGAGAATAGAGTTGTATGTGTTAATAGGCTATAAAATTGCCCGTCCGAGTGCTTAAATAACAAAAAGGATAGAAATTTGCTATGAAGCTAAACCCACGCGATCGAAATCGGCATTTGCATAAAGCGAGACTATTAAATACGGCAGTCGTTACACCCCTAGCACCACTGCTAATTAGCGGTATCGCTCTAGCGCTCGCTCCTCAAACAATGGCTGGAGCAGAAGCGATTCCCAACGATATATTAGTTGCACAACGACTTTTGCAAACACCAGCACCACCGCCACCCACTTTGCAACAAAATAACTCCCCAGAAGTACTGGCTCAGAGGAGGAACAGCAGCAGGAACAGGAATAGGAACAGAAACAGAAACAGGAACAGTAACAGTAACAGTAACAGGAACAGGAGAGTTCAATGTGAAACCAGGCAGTGCGATTATCAAAGCTATGTAGTTTATATACCTAGATATAACGATAGCCTCCTACAACAGGTTCAGAGCTTTGTCCCCGACGCCACGAAGATGCACTATGGCAGAAAAGATGTCATTCAAGTGGGAGCCTACAGCGAACAGTGGGAAGCAGAAGAAACCCGCGCCTACCTGCGAGAACAGGGCTTTTCTGCTGAATTAGGCAGCATTCTTACTAGGCGAACATCTCAATTTTCTGTGATCG includes:
- a CDS encoding S-methyl-5'-thioadenosine phosphorylase, encoding MAQAKIGIIGGSGLYKMDALKDVEEVQIDTPFGPPSDALILGTLEGTRVAFLARHGRNHTLLPSELPFRANIYAMKQLGVEYLISASAVGSLKEEVKPLDMVVPDQFIDRTRNRVSTFFGEGIVAHIAFGDPVCKNLAAVITDAVASLKLPDLTLYRGGTYVCMEGPAFSTKAESRLYRSWGATVIGMTNLPEAKLAREAEIAYATLALVTDYDCWHPAHDSVTVEMVIANLQRNGVNAQKAIQETVRRLAENPPPSEAHSALKYAIVTPLDKVPTATKEKLGLLLQKYL
- a CDS encoding TPR end-of-group domain-containing protein — protein: MKLKFWLACAIVSVNINIAAVAVDRQNTMPALLAQAKGAPAISPTERQELQQLRLEKEIRDRVQAEVDRAFSRLTTSMDLLLFAIALFPVVTALAVWLLRRSSIDQIVSETRAQLQKEAQKQLTAEIADEFSKQSAIFTQEIENLEAKLIAYITSQTGAIYFKEQEDVPIHATANLPVETEFNVPNIAAAIEIEADNSEAQERMPAQISNEQFESGEQVEDSLSVTTQEVLNANDYLERGNEHFAAGRYVEANNSYNQAVKLDRDLPSARYQNARAYAMRGSINAAVGNLQWAIDVEPTYKEMAKSDSAFDEIRESEQFHKVIEE
- a CDS encoding DUF6745 domain-containing protein, with amino-acid sequence MSQPKITSLTPEQEALIPVYREKWLRIALSTEPIDKEKAAEAVTEAYVLIGRKKPHIIFCDSPYAVDKTREQLVKGLSLPQLINSVSNELESELWDKLVGQLWEELTSRITNKLEARIWEDLEETIGTELIEQFDFDDLINPEELAKWCTWIDFCISVLNLSYSSKTEWILLQNLIKSCWIICTYQEVAIICDRPRILSFDNQNRLHAEGSAAIQYADGFSFYAYHGVTLPEKYGKLHPNQWQAKWLLEEKNAELRRVLIQGIGYSRICQELQAIELDSWQEYTLLKIDSNVDIEPIYLLKMTCPSTGFIHALRVPPNVESAREAITWVNGGIDPEEFSLQT
- a CDS encoding Tab2/Atab2 family RNA-binding protein, producing MSIWQIDFYRRPLQDEVGSALWELLICDRSRRLTYSAFCPQSEVTPDWIVCQLVIAASSYKNLPELIQVFRPQSLGLMEASGKQLGIPVEATRRTHTLKQWLQERAEQYPSMEGYSGEPYTPLAIEKPPPIPLPERFWGERWRFATLNAGDIQERFTDRLVPIVEMPEFLLPINLGIASTVAVPGVVIDGGRRAMQIARWIQESKPVSLNYIPGPPNGLVLEAGLNDRWIVATFEDEEVSAAAQMYEARLLLSRGLHFLLVQPDDSGMTYSGFWLLQGED
- the sat gene encoding sulfate adenylyltransferase, with amino-acid sequence MSHLPDWIAPHGGELIDRIATPEQKQEFLSKADFLPRVQLDERAVSDLEMIAIGAFSPLTGFMEQADYESVVANMRLANNLVWSVPITLPVTEEVASTLKEGDLVRLDNPTGQFIGVLQLTQKYQYDKNREAINVYRTDDSKHPGVKVVYNQGPINLAGPIWLLQRDPHPLFPKYQIDPAESRRLFKEHGWRTVVGFQTRNPIHRAHEYIQKCALETVDALFLHPLVGATKDDDIPADVRMRCYEVLLERYFPKDRVILAINPAAMRYAGPREAIFHAMVRKNYGCTHFIVGRDHAGVGDYYGTYDAQHIFDEFEPSELGIVPMKFEHAFYCTVTQGMATTKTSPSTPEQRIHLSGTKVREMLRRGELPPPQFSRPEVAAELARAMHQ
- a CDS encoding caspase family protein, whose product is MKRRSFLARAGWVLAALGVGEAGLVATGNRYYQVLAQPTPRKLALLVGINQYSGSSLTGCLTDVELQRQLLIHRFGFQPSDILVLTDRQATRQNIETAFIEHLTKQAQPDDVVVFHFSGFGSRVEAESIEGEESSIPNPKSQIENLLLPVDAVLATKTEPTINALREETLRSLLRSLNTDNVTAILDTSYSDAGTLLLGNLRVRSQSQQPPLLLSSQELTLPEQLQDTKLKTSIPGVILAAAGLTQQAFEEQLNGVGIGLFTYALTQYLWQATPASTVRVSLSSVTRALAQVVGNKQESIINYQNNADRILSPYHLIPDRETADGVVRAVEDDGKTALLWLAGLPITVLPSYGVNSVLTLLPLPGSETAVNQLPQLSIRSRENLMAKAQILPSSTSEAYQLQPGQLVQEAIRVLPRNVDLMVAIDASLARIERVDAISAFSGIANVSSVAAGEQPADCVLGRVQRRGLVTGEKSSPSSVSNSQSLISYPQYGLFSPGGNLLPNTEGEVGEAVKTAVQRLFPRLQTLLAAKLLRLSENEASSRLGVRATLEMIAPRKEVLIERTTQRAPWLAPAIESKFNGMGNGGVVSVPIGSRIQYRLHNYSNAPIYFMLLGIDSSGAAIALIPPQSSPNLDGSPTNPLQQQAIGQGETIILPDISSPFKWIVQGPAGLVEMQMVLSRSPLDLTLATLENTQHPRGEFQRLGVLLSPLEVARAVLQDLHKASLPAADIMAASPDNFALDVNAWATLSFIYQIV
- a CDS encoding Uma2 family endonuclease, producing the protein MLKYDFQRYWPSTEELPDSDDTPVDNELQDLIPSLLKATLAMLWSEGTDWFFGIDMGVYYHGEKPPFVPDGFLSLGVERIIDENLRPSYAIWEEERVPILMLEVVSQTHRGEYSTKMQEYASLGALFYVIYNPLRRKKQRLEVHRLVNNKYELQSGNPIWLAEISLGIGCERGTYQGITREWLYWYDRQGQRLLTPEELALSEQQGRQQAEQQALSEQQRRQQAEQRADLLAERLRSLGIDPDTIA